AGCGCCCATTCCCGTTGCTGCGGCCGGCATCGACGTCCGATGCGGCGGCCATTCGGTCCAACGACTGGGTTGCGTTCCGGCAACTCGGGAACCTGCACGACCACTGGACCTTGAAGTCATGGGCGCCCGGTCAGTCCGGTTACTACTGGTATCTCACTTTCGATGATCCCGCGCTGACCGATCTCGCCGAGCGGTGTCAGAAGACTCTCGCCGATGATGGGATCGACCTGGTGCCCCTCGACGCTCTGCACATGACACTCCTGAGTGTCGGCAAGGTCGGCGAAGTGTCCGATGAACAGCTCGCGGGTATCGCGGATGCCGCACGTGCTCGGCTGGCTGATATCGCACCGTTCGAGGTCGAGGTCGGGCCGCTGACCGGATCCGCTAGTGCGCTGCGGTTCTCGGTCGCCCCGTGGCACAACCTGCTGGGCTTGCACCACGCGCTTCGTACGGCGACCGCCGCACACCGGCCGACAAGTCGCCTCCCCGAGACGACCGACTTCCGGCCGCATGTCGGGATCGGCTACCTCAACCGACCCCGGGCCTCCGCGGCGCTGATCGCCGACGTGGCCGCGCTGCGGGATCTGCCACCGGTCACCGTGCGCGTCAGCGAGGTCGACCTCGTCGAGCTGCGCCGCGACGGCCGCCGGTATCGCTGGACCGACCGCGCCGTGCTCACGCTCGCCTGAAAGCGGCTACCCCTCCGGCGCGGAGAACTCCCGCGCGGAGGACGACCACTCCCGCAACGAACCGAGGTATTCGTCCGAACCACGAGCGCGGATCGCCAGCACTGGACCTGTATGAAGGGGATGCCGAGTGAACGGGTGGGTCACTTTCGGGATCGGCCTCGGCGCCGCACTCCTGGTGATGGTCCCAGCAGTCGCGGCCTCGTTGTGGTGGCAGGTTCCCCCCGACCACGAAGCCATTCGTGCCGCCGAACAGCGCACGGGCGAGAGACCACGGGCCGCG
Above is a genomic segment from Nocardia sputorum containing:
- a CDS encoding 2'-5' RNA ligase family protein, with the translated sequence MVPTKRPFPLLRPASTSDAAAIRSNDWVAFRQLGNLHDHWTLKSWAPGQSGYYWYLTFDDPALTDLAERCQKTLADDGIDLVPLDALHMTLLSVGKVGEVSDEQLAGIADAARARLADIAPFEVEVGPLTGSASALRFSVAPWHNLLGLHHALRTATAAHRPTSRLPETTDFRPHVGIGYLNRPRASAALIADVAALRDLPPVTVRVSEVDLVELRRDGRRYRWTDRAVLTLA